ACAGTCAAACATTAACCAAACATACAACCTTCTTCACATCTTACAACTCTTGCACTGAGCTTCCATTCATACACCTGAAGCACAGAGAATAACCTGCTCCGTCCTGCAGCCATGTTTCTTTCATGTCTTCTTATCAGGTCttacagattcagattcagagttATGTTATTACAGCTTCCTCCTAAatacagtttcagtttcactttgcTGTTCCTTTGCTGTGGAGCTCCTCTGCCCTGGATGAAGGGATgaaggtgaaaaagaaaacgtGGTCCCCTGGTTCACATGTATGAAAAGCAGACTACGCCCTCAAGTGTCTGAATGTGGCATTACACAGAAGAGAGGGCCATGATGATAAAACTGAAAGCACAGGAAACTGAAACTCATGAGTTTGTATTAAATCGGTTTGGTCCTTGTGTCTGTGGTCATGAGtcagtagaagaagaagaagtaactGTAGGAGGCTTTAAACTCCAACCTGTTCTCCTCCATGTTCCTCCACCTCTCAGGCTCAGTTTCTCTCAGTCCACCTGCTTCAGCAGCACCATGATGAGAGTCTCAGTCCCAggtgtgttcactgtgttcacAGACCTGTAATAATCAGTATCAGTGATGCATAATGATGATGGAGGAATGAACTTAgctcaggtgtgtttgtgtaaatgcaGCAGGAATAAAAAAGGTGAACACACCTCGTTTTATGACACGATCACGTTCAAAGTACAGAATCATTTGATCTGAGGACTTTGACACAGCTCAGTGAGAGGAGACACTTCGCTGCACACAACAGGTTTGTGGCATTTTCagaatttaattcatttaatttctaATATATTCATTAAAGCTGATTGTTAGTTATGATTTCATTTCTAATGGAAAGGAGCAGATCTTCCTTCACAGCCCAGTGAATGTGAGACTCACGTCAGTGTTGGATCGAGTTACGGTGAAACGTGGAGTCAGATCACTGATACTTTCATTTCACTCAGTGTTCACTTTCTATGCTAACACATCTTTTAATAACTTTCTGTTTGGATTTATTCACATTAAAGGTTTGCTCTGATATTATCTTATCTTCCATTCACAGTTTGTCCTGGTGTATTTGAATCGTAGTTCCCAGGATGACGGACGGATCAGCTCTTAAATCTCTGCTCAGCTCCACCTGTAGTTCGGTTTTCCCACACATCGTTGTCTTTGTGGTGCTGACGCACTCCTGTGGAGGtaagtgacacacaaacacatcagtaacaccatgtgtgtgtgtgtttaagggcTCTGACACACCGATGTCATGTGAAGCACCAAATCATGTTGAACCACGTTGGATCAgatcatcaatcaatcaatcaatcgtTTGTTTCTGATGGATCTGTGTCCAGGTCAGTCGCAGGAGGCCGGCTCACCTCAGCCGGTCGTGGTGATGGTTGGCAATGACGCCGTTTTGCCCTGTCTGCTGAAAGCTCCCATGGATGCTGCTCGAATGACGATGGAGTGGGGGAGACAGGACCTGAAACCGAGATTTGTCTACGTCCTTCACGGGGGTCAGGAACTTCTGACTGATCAAAACAAGGCCTACAAGGGAAGAGCATCAGTGGCAAAGGACAAACTGAGTGAAGGGGACGTTTCACTGCATCTGCCCGAAGTGAAAATCTCTGACAACGGAACGTACAGATGTTACATCCCCAAACTGAGCACTGAATATTTTGTTGATCTTCTTGTTGGTGAGTAAATGGACTTCACTGCTCCACATGTTGAATGTTACCAGTTCAGACATGAACcctgttgtttcctgtttgtctctgtcaccTTCAGGTGCCGTCTCCTCACCTGGCGTCGGCTTCTCAGGGCTCGATACAGGCCGAGGTGCAGTGGTTTTACAGTGTGAGTCCACAGGCTGGTTCCCAGAGCCTGAGCTCCTCTGGCTGGACTCTGAGGgaaagctgctgtctgctggacccACACAGACGGTCAGACGTCCTGATGACCTCTATActgtcagcagcacagtgactgTGGAGCAGAGACACGGCAACAGCTTCACCTGCAGAGTCCAACAGAAGAACATCAACCAGACCAGAGAGACACGGACACATGTTCCAGGTACAGACGATCTCTGAAACTCTACATCCAGCAGTTTTACTTTGATCAGCTGATGTTGGTTCTCTGTAAAcaccctgttgttgttgttgttgttgtttttattatttcagatGATTTCTTCTTGCCTCCACCTAACTGTGCTGCTTCCATCACCTCCAGTGTGGTTCTGTGTCTCATGCTTTTTATTGCAGTTGCATTTTTTGTCTGGAaatggagacaaaacaaaatcagtaaGTTAAAAACAGTGTGAGAACATGAACAATCAGAAAGGAGGTTCATGTTTCTTCATCATAACCTGCTGCTTGTTTCCACAGAGATCAAGCTTCAGGAGGAAAATGAGCGAGAGAAGAAAACTGCAGAACATCAGCGTTtgatgtcagagagagagaaggaacagACAAATGTGACAAAGACGACTGGTTTTCTGAAGAAACTGGAAAAGGAACTGGAGGAGCACAAAAAGACACTGACCACAGCagaaaaggaggcagagagagtagCAAAGAAGACTGAAGAGAAGTTTCATtcagtggagaaagaaaaggatggaGATCAGACGTCTAAAAAAGCACAGGGATACTTAAAACTAAAGGGAATCCTGACAAACATCACCTGGGAcctgaatgaaagaaaggaagagcatcaacaactgaaactgaacacaGAGATACTAATTCAGATGACAcgtgatgaaatgaaaagaattacagaagagaagaacagagtAGAGACGCACATGAACagtctgaggacacagagagacagggagacgaGACTCAGGCAACGTGGACGTAAGGTGACTGACCTTTGACACGTgacactgaacatctgtggTTTCTGATCTGTTGGATGTTCCAGGTCATGGTcagcacacaacaacaaaacaacaaacaacaaacaacaacaaacatatgTCAGTAAGGAAAAAGATTCAGTGGTTTCACAGTTTCCATCTCCAACAGTCCACGGTGGAGCTGTCACTCATCacaatacacaatcacaatcacatgtttttcatgtgaacatgaaaaacattttcttttttttactgaatgttttgttttgatcttgcttcctgtttatttttgttttctgcatttgactgatttctattttatgtttttagctTTGGTTAAAtcatttaatgtgtgtgtgtgtatttgaacaATTAAAGTCCAGAGTGAGGAAAACTGCTGATtaataaacactgtaaaaatgaaatttgCACAAAGTTTCCTAGTgagaaatattttcaaataataaatattttggaAAAATCCTGTTTCAGATATACTCAGATTCATAACACTCAGACAGACTCTGTGAGACATCTCAGCCTCCATCGTGTTAAAGACATGTTCATCAGGCCGCTCAGgaagaggaagtgtgtgtgtgtgtgtgtgtgacggagGCTGATTGACAGCAGGGGGCAACATGGAGCTCACAGCTCTCTGCGTCACACTGTGTGATCACTGACTCTGTGTTTGGAGATAAAGTCAGTTTTAACATTAGCATCAGTGAAGGTAACAAGTAACAACTCTTTTTTATTAACTAGTTAATTAACTGTTTCCAGATAACCCACAGTTAATACACCCAGTGTCCTCACCACCAGAGGGCGCCGTTTActggttttctgtttgattcACTGTAACGTGCAGTAAacgaagaaataaagaaaaagagaaaaagagaaagattcaATAAGTTAAACTCTGGTAACATCAGGACATCGTGTATCCTGTTAATCTGTTAATGAGCAGCTCTGGAACCAAACACATCATTATGCAGCCTGGTGTCGTTTTCCAgcaattaaataatttaaactgATGATATTTGTGCAGAACATGTTCACTGAGACAGTATTTTTTTATAATGTACACAGGAGGCAGAGGGCGGGGTGAGACTTTTACCTCTGTATCTATCaatgcatttctctctctctctctctctctatctttttatctcagtgtgagagagggcgtgggtgggggtggggggggggtctgtgctccacagcagctggaggTGTGTGAGCTCACCTGTGAGCGATGCACAGAGCTCCATATACTCCAAAAATAAAGTAGCACTGCAGCGTGACTCGTGGATCAGACTCAGCCGAGGATCAAACAGGTGAGAACACAAACCATGGATCAGTCTGCAGGTAAATTCTTGGAATGCATtgaaatataaagaaaactAACCAGGCTTCGTTTATCAGCATCTTCAAATACAAGGAGCACGTTTACAAATTTACCAACAGGAAAAAGCTGAGTTTCCTGTTTGAGTGTTTACATGAAGGCTGTTTAAGAATGAGACACGTTCTCTACATGTGaaaagacgtgtgtgtgtgtgtgtgtgtgtgagtgtgtgtgtacagtatctgCTCTGTTAGCTGTTTCCTTCAGTCTGTAGGAACCAGTGCAGCTGATGCAGTGAACGCCGCCGTGACAGAAACAGGAGAAAGGTTCTGCACTCTGATTTCAGAAGTACAGATCACAACATCTACAGTCTCAACTCAACTAACTGAAACTGATAAAAACTCATTTATTGAATGATAATGACCTGAAGTCCTGAGTGAGTGATGATGAACGAGGAAGCATGTCGTGTTCACTGGTTTACAAACCAGCACAAAGCTGCTCTAATGTATAAATAATGTAGAATGATAATGGAACAGTGACctcagatttgtttgtgtgcactgggGCAGGTGGTAAACCTGTCTGTACACTGTGTGTATACATGGGAAACTGAAAGCGCTTTAAGATGGAAAAATGTGGCTCGTCTTCATTAAACCTTCatctgaactgtgtgtgtgtttagcaggtatcaGGTTTTTATGGTCTCACAGTGAAACCACGTTGTTCCATCTGCTTTGTCTGTTCACGGCTGTGAAACCACCGAGCAGACGAgcggagctgctgcagctttgcttGCTCTCACTGTGGTGAACCTCTAACACACTGAGTCTGTGGCCAGCAGCAGATTATTCCTGTGAACATGAGAAAGAGTCGAATGAAAGTCCAGCGGTTGCTGTTGCTGCGTTTCACAGATGTTTTctctgttgacttttttttctgacttttctgcaAAGTTTCACAGATCTAAATGCTTGTGTGAGCGACGGGGCCTTGGAGGAAAGATGTGTGATTAAAACTCAGCTGATCAGTTCGTTCCACAGACTCTGAAATTCCACATCTGTCAATACAGTGTCAGAGTGAAAGTATTTCTGTCTGACAAACAGAAGCTGTGGAGCTGCCACACCTACATGTGGCTGAGGACACAACGCTGAGGTTGTGGTTAATAAGTGACATTCAGTTCATCTTTGGCTGGATTCCCCTTAAATGAGATGACACACACtcctgatgatggtgatgatgatgatgatggtgatgatgatgatgatggtggtgatgtgttttctgATCATGAGACCCGACTGGTTATTCTAGATCATCTGAttttcaggagaaaaaaaaaaagtgccatttGAAGTCAAACGGGACAAACAGGGAAAAACTCCGGCTCAGACAGAGAGTATATAAGACGGCTGTTCACTCCAGGTCACTGCTGCTTCCATAGCTAAGCTCCTGAAAAGGTAAGAATCATTTTATCTGACACTTTATCTCAGACTATCATTAAAATCTCACTTTGACTGTATAAACATAACAgcatgtgtatatatgtgtatatattcTAAAACtctatgtctgtgtgcagaTAAAATCCATGATATTTTAAAGCAAACAGTGCAACGTGCATGTTTCTGAATTCCTCTGTTTGTTCAGCAGATTGTGTTGAATGCAGCTGCGTGTCACTGAGTTAAATCTGAGCGACACACAGTCCCAGGCTGAGGTATGGTTCTGTCGGACTTTCCTCGATTGAAACAtgtcttctatttttttttttctcttcctcttcatcctcccaGTGACACCAAAGAAGGAGGGAAGACACACAATGACTCAGACGGAGCTGAAATGGAAATTTTGTAGGTATTTTCAAACAAATCTAAAAATGCAGATTTGTGTTTTAACTCTTTctaaagctatttttttttctaatgacgTGAGCGAGTTATTTGGTTTGTAGCTGCACAGGCCAACAGCAGGACACTGTGCCGAGCAGTTGTGGGTTTGGAAATCTGTGAATGAAGCCGAGTGAGTTCACGTTTCCTCTCGTCGGTTCCTTAATGTGGGCTCTGTCTGCGGTGAACACCCACTGAATGATGTTTTacttctgcttttttctctttgttcatcttgaggtttttacttttactgtcttgagttcatgtctgtgtgatgaaTTCAGGAGAGGTCACATTTTCACCGGACTTTACAGGAACATCTGAACTAAAACTGACCGTTTTATTAAGCGTCTGTAAAACTGATGCAGACGAGGTCAAATACAATAAACTGCCTCGTGTCTATAAggctgtgaaaaacaaacagcaggcgTGTTTCATTAAAGATGTGTGGACATTCAGAAGTGAAAGTGCTTTGGTTCGTTGATGGAGTAAACAGTGTGttctcctgtctttgtgtctccagTTGCTGTCAGTGTCCTGCTGTTCACACTGTGCCACGgccacacagctgctgtcagccTGAAGGAACAGCTGGCCGATTGTCTGGAGGACAAAGACTACgaggagctgctgcagactgTGAAGACCGGCCTCCCGCACATAAACACGTCCCATCATGTCGTGATTGTTGGAGCTGGCATGGCTGGACTGACGGCCGCCAAGCTGCTGCAGGACGCAGGACACAAGGTACAGTAAGGTGCCACAGAAGCCCCACATGACATCCAGTGATCCCAGTTGGCAGTCCAGCCTTGTTTAGAGTCTATGTCCACTTTTTAAATCAGGAACATTTAAACCAACAGGGATTTTACCTTAATGTAACCGAGCTTACTTGTATTtatctgtctgtatgtgtgtgtttgtttaaggtAACCATCTTAGAGGCAAGCGATCGTGTTGGAGGACGAGTGGAGACTCACAGGAATGAAAAAGAGGGCTGGTATGCTGAACTGGGGGCCATGAGGATCCCAAGCTCTCACCGGTAAGTTGAAGATTTagatttccttccttctcttacTGGCTCTGCTCAGACAGTAAAGAGACCTCGCAGTCACAAGCTAACTCTGCCACCATCACCTTCTCAACAGCATAGTTCGTTGGTTTGCTCAAAAGCTGGGGGTCAAGCTGAATAAATTCATCATGGCTGATCCCAACACCTTTTACCTGGTGAACGGGCTGCGGGAGAGGACGTACACAGTGCAAAAAAACCCGGACGTCCTCAAGTACGAGGTGCTGGAAAGCGAGAAACACAAGTCGGCCGACGAGCTGCTACAGCTAGCTCTGCAGAAGGTATGTaggacagaggaaaggagggagggatggcgTCTAGGAACCAGGACCAGACAGGGTGCACCAAGTTGCACAACTTCCCACATCCTTGGGAAGTAGGTGGTGCAGGAAGCTTGTGCTTTCGGCCACAAATGAAACAATAAGTTAACATAGTTCAAGCAAATATATTTGCGTCTTTCACAGAGGAGTTAAAGTATGAAAGAAAGCGACTATATTTTATCTCTGAAACCAAATTCATTCATGATGGAGGTTTGAAACCTGGTGTAAAATCTGCTGTGAGCAGTGAAGCTGAAGCGAGGTTTGTTTGAAATCATTTTGTGGCCACACACCTTTTCCTGTTCCTTTCCACAGGTGAAAGACGAAGTGGAGGCTCATGGCTGCAGGGCCGCGCTGATAAAATACGACCATTACTCTGTGAAGGTAAAGCACAACGTGATCTCATGCAATGTAAAGTGAATGAAGGGATCGTCGTTCAAACTGAAACCTCTGACCACACAACCTGGAACTTTAACAGGAGTATCTGAAAGAAGAAGGAGGCCTGAGTTCAGAAGCAGTGAGAATGATCGGAGACCTGCTGAACGAGCAGAGCCTTATGTACACGGCGCTGAGCGAGATGATCTACGATCAGAGTGACATCAACGACAACACCACGTAAGGCCACAGCTATTTTATATCATGAAATCATCACCAGCCATGATGGTTTTTTCACAGTCGtgttgatgaagatgatgaaatgtttttccagaaaatgtgatgaaatcAAAAGGTGACCATGACAGCTCTGTGACACTGAAACCGTTCACTGCAGATGATGCACACAAGCACTTTCCTCATTTAACATCCAGCAAACCGCAgaagtctttgtctttttgttttgaaggtaCGATGAAATAACCGGTGGGTCGGACCTTCTCCCCAAAGCTTTCCTCAGTGTACTTGATGTCCCCATCCACCTCAACTCCAAGGTCAAGTCCATCACCCAGTCAGATCAGGGTGTCAGTGTATGGTATCAGACGGGTCAGCAGTCCTCTCTGACGAACCTTGCAGCAGATGTCGTCCTGGTAACAACCACAGCCAAAGCGGCCCTCTTCTTGGACTTTGAGCCACCTCTGTCCATCAGAAAGATGGAGGCCCTGAAGGCGGTGCACTATGACAGCTCCACCAAGATCATCCTCACCTTCAAAGAAAGGTTCTGGGAGGAGGACGGCATCCGAGGAGGAAAGAGCATCACCGACCGGCCCACTCGTTACATCTACTACCCCAGCCACAGTTTCCAAACAAACCAGACCATCGGCGTCCTTCTGGCTTCCTACACCTGGTCTGACGACTCCCTTCTCTTCCAGGGAGCGAGTGATGAAGACCTGAAAGAGCTGGCTCTGAGAGATCTGGCACAGATCCACGGCAAGAAGGTCTGGTCTCTCTGCACGGGGGTGGTGGTGAAGAGGTGGACCTTGGACCCTTACAGTCTTGGCGCCTTCGCTCTCTTCACACCCTACCAACATTTAGAATATGCCAGGGAGCTCTTCAGAAGCGAAGGCAGGATTCACTTTGCTGGTGAACACACAGCCTTCCCTCACGCCTGGATCGAGACGGCTATGAAATCTGCAATCAGGGCGTCTGCAAACATTAACAAAGCAGCGCTACTGAATTCAGAGTCAGCTAACTCTCCAGTGCGAGATGAGCTCTAGAGTCTGAGCAACTAAATATCATGgcattaataaaatatatatatatcactttTATTGAATATTAATCAACACAACCTGTCTGTGAGATATGACATGCTTGTTTCAGAATGATTTAACAAAgaagaataaatgtttttaataaagaCCACTGAAAAACATCTCCCATCTCTGTTCTAAGatatattcatgtgttcacacacacatatttacaataTGCATTTTTGCTCCACCCTTCATTGTCTATACCAGTACATCTAGTGCAGGGCTGCAGGAAGCTGGAGTCCGTCCCAGTTCACTCTGCCAGGTTGACGAGTGTATCACATGACTGACGTATAGATAATTCACCCTCAGTTCACAGCAGTGGATGATTTGATCTAACTGGTACGTCTACACACTGTGCCAGGAAGCTGTGGTGGGGGAGGGGCCCAGCTGCAGCTGGCAGACTCAGACTCACTGTGgtctccttctctgctgctctctgtggtaCTGCAGCCTGATCAGTCAGTCATTGTgtgtcagctgctgtctgtgaaGATACACCTTTACCCTGACGAGGCGAGTCACCACTTGTTTTATGTACAGTGCAGCATTCGTGCCCACGTTAGTAAAATCATGTGACTGAGTCAGTAGGTTAGTGCAACAGCTCAATGTGATGGAAAacaatttacatttacttttataAACACGCGCCGTGGCCTCACCTGTGAGCCGCCTCCCACCTGCTACACAGTCTGGTTACAtctgtcacatgacaaaataaCACACTGATACACGTTAAACAAACCGTGACACAGCGTGTGcttattcaaacacacacacacacaatactgacTCTCGCTACCAACATGTCGCCAAGTCCTTATCCGACCTCACCTGTGCCACAGACCAGCCAATCAGTGAGGATCAGAGCGTACAGTCATCGGACATGTGGTTGTCTGGACTGCAGCTTTGGTTTGAAGCATGAAGACACACATTGTCCTCCAAGAGCTGCTGaataaaaaactgtttttctaacTCAGTCAAAGACACAAAGATAATATATAATCAGGGAACTACAAACACGGTTATCAAATCAGGTATGAAAGGAAGGAATGATTAAAATGTACTCCTCCGTGCAGCCACATTTTTGGCAACGTTCCCATAAGATAACtcatgatgatgctgatgataaAGACGTGTTCATATAATCATGAGATCTGACCAGTTATTTTCCCCTGATTGCAagagagtgaaaaatgaaactgCAAACAGACTCctgattaaaacacacacacacacaaccacacacacacacaggaagacgTGCACTGTCTCTGGTCTTGCCAgtcaggtgagaaaaaaaaacacttcagcaTTGAGGCTCAGTATATAAGAGGCTCCGCTTTCACATCAGGTCACTGTGACAGCGTTTAGACGAAGGTAGGAATCTGAGAATACATCAGCGTGAGATCTCATCTGtcacttttctcttcttcttaaATGAGGATTTCATTTAACAACAGTCACAGCAGCTGTGAAGTCAATTCTGCTGCGCTGTTTCTCACTGTAACTGCACCAGTCTGAATGTATAGTGTTAAACTGAGCTAACAGATTAAAACTATAGTGTTAAACACTAAGTGTTGAACTTACTGTGATCGTCTGAGATGCAGCTTTTGTGTTTAAaggattttaacatttttcctctcgtatgtttctgtctctcttcctcaaAGAAAACAAGCCTCCAAGCTGAGATGGATCCGTGTGTGGTGAAGTGGAAATTCTGTGAGTATTTTGCAGAAatattcttttctttcatttagaAGAAGTTTTATAGGTCTGAACTGCTCCCTCTGCAGTCTCTGTGTTCAGCAGCGTAGAGTTTTTTGGGGTAATATTTGTGGAACGACTCTGCGCTGCACttgatctctgtctctgtctgcggTTTTGACCCACTGAGGAAATCAGCTCTGTTCAGCGACTGCAGCTGTGCTTTCCAGCAGGAAGTGGTCACGAGTCCAGACTGACTTTCTTACATGATGAAATGAGGAGTCGTCAGTCTTTACCAGAATCAATGGACACAGAAGTCACATGCTGAGTAGAAGAAGTGAGATTTGTCAGTGCAAACCTCACTAAGACGTGACTACATCTCATTTACAGAAGTGAAAATCCTAAATGATGCACACTGCTGTTGTATTTCATTCACTTCAGATCATTGTCCCTGCATAAAGTCCCAGCTGGGTTCAGTTTAAATCACCGTGtgtcaaaatgtttgtgtgtgagagtgttttctgttcactgaagtaaaaaaaaggCAACCTGGTGCTAATGACTGAAAACTGTGCTCAGTTAAAACAGTGTGAAGTTTGTCTACAGGTGATTTGTCTGTCTCCACAGGACGGTTATAAATCCTTTGATAGTTTCCTCTCACAGTGAGTCCTGTGTTCTCCTGTCGTTGTGTCTCCAGTTGCTGTCAGTGTCCTGCTGTTCACACTGTGCCACGgccacacagctgctgtcagccTGAAGGAACAGCTGGCCGACTGTCTGGAGGACAAAGACTACgaggagctgctgcagactgTGAAGACCGGCCTCCCGCACATAAACACGTCCCATCATGTCGTGATTGTTGGAGCTGGCATGGCTGGACTGACGGCCGCCAAGCTGCTGCAGGACGCAGGACACAAGGTACAGTAAGGTGCATTAAGACTCATGCATTAATCTGTTTTGGAACTCAGATTGTCCCACCAtgattggactttttttcaaatCAGAATCAAACACCTTTGACTAACCATTTCATTCATCTTGAACAAGGTAACCATATTAGAGGCTAGTGGGAGAGTGGGAGGACGTGTGGAGACCTACAGGAACGAAACAGAGGGCTGGTACGCTGAACTGGGAGCAATGAGGATCCCAACTTTTCACCAGTGAGTAAAAAATAtgcttttaatttgcttttctCTGAGAAGAATGTCTGATTTATTGTGATCGTTGTTACCTACATCACACTCTCACCTTTAGCTGGTCAAAAATGCTCCTTGTTGAGTTGTTAGCATAAAAAGCAATACCAGTGCTTAAAGAAGGTCAAACATCAAGAGTGTCCCAGTCTCCCAGTTCTCTCACTTTTGCATTAATGAACTAAAATCTCTGAACTGATAAGGAAATGCCGCACACAGCAACCAAGTGTCCCAACTCGTACTTTCCAAACTTCAGGGATTTTCCAGTCACACGCTCGTGACCTTGTGTCTTCACAGCATCGTCCGCTGGTTTGCTGAGGAACTTGGGGTCAAGCTGAATAAATTCACCATGGAAGACATCAACACCTTCTACCTGGTCCACGGTCTGCGGAAACGGACGTACGCAGTGAAAGCAAACCCCGACATCCTCAAGTATGAC
The sequence above is drawn from the Toxotes jaculatrix isolate fToxJac2 chromosome 23, fToxJac2.pri, whole genome shotgun sequence genome and encodes:
- the LOC121177452 gene encoding butyrophilin subfamily 3 member A3-like — translated: MTDGSALKSLLSSTCSSVFPHIVVFVVLTHSCGGQSQEAGSPQPVVVMVGNDAVLPCLLKAPMDAARMTMEWGRQDLKPRFVYVLHGGQELLTDQNKAYKGRASVAKDKLSEGDVSLHLPEVKISDNGTYRCYIPKLSTEYFVDLLVGAVSSPGVGFSGLDTGRGAVVLQCESTGWFPEPELLWLDSEGKLLSAGPTQTVRRPDDLYTVSSTVTVEQRHGNSFTCRVQQKNINQTRETRTHVPDDFFLPPPNCAASITSSVVLCLMLFIAVAFFVWKWRQNKINQASGGKREKEQTNVTKTTGFLKKLEKELEEHKKTLTTAEKEAERVAKKTEEKFHSVEKEKDGDQTSKKAQGYLKLKGILTNITWDLNERKEEHQQLKLNTEILIQMTRDEMKRITEEKNRVETHMNSLRTQRDRETRLRQRGRKVTDL
- the LOC121177354 gene encoding L-amino-acid oxidase-like gives rise to the protein MTQTELKWKFFAVSVLLFTLCHGHTAAVSLKEQLADCLEDKDYEELLQTVKTGLPHINTSHHVVIVGAGMAGLTAAKLLQDAGHKVTILEASDRVGGRVETHRNEKEGWYAELGAMRIPSSHRIVRWFAQKLGVKLNKFIMADPNTFYLVNGLRERTYTVQKNPDVLKYEVLESEKHKSADELLQLALQKVKDEVEAHGCRAALIKYDHYSVKEYLKEEGGLSSEAVRMIGDLLNEQSLMYTALSEMIYDQSDINDNTTYDEITGGSDLLPKAFLSVLDVPIHLNSKVKSITQSDQGVSVWYQTGQQSSLTNLAADVVLVTTTAKAALFLDFEPPLSIRKMEALKAVHYDSSTKIILTFKERFWEEDGIRGGKSITDRPTRYIYYPSHSFQTNQTIGVLLASYTWSDDSLLFQGASDEDLKELALRDLAQIHGKKVWSLCTGVVVKRWTLDPYSLGAFALFTPYQHLEYARELFRSEGRIHFAGEHTAFPHAWIETAMKSAIRASANINKAALLNSESANSPVRDEL